The following proteins are encoded in a genomic region of Lujinxingia vulgaris:
- a CDS encoding HipA N-terminal domain-containing protein gives MRRARVYNHGRLAGSLDELNDGRFRFQYDASYLQEPDASAVSLTLPLQNQPFLCDHLFAFFYGLLAEGSTRQLQCRLLQIDENDAFGLLLATGRDTIGSVSVEPASEEER, from the coding sequence ATGCGACGCGCGCGTGTCTACAACCACGGTCGGCTCGCCGGCAGCCTCGATGAGCTCAATGATGGACGCTTTCGTTTTCAGTACGATGCGTCCTACCTGCAAGAGCCAGACGCCAGCGCCGTAAGCCTTACGCTGCCCCTCCAGAACCAGCCTTTCCTCTGCGATCATCTCTTCGCCTTCTTCTACGGCCTGCTCGCCGAAGGCAGCACTCGCCAGCTGCAGTGCCGCCTGCTCCAGATCGACGAAAACGACGCCTTCGGGCTGCTGCTGGCCACCGGCCGCGACACCATCGGCAGCGTCTCGGTCGAGCCCGCCAGCGAGGAGGAACGATGA
- a CDS encoding ATP-binding protein codes for MTTPDQTMTEAPEGIRQHERDALAAMLNEPAARVAVYGPPGVGKSHLAEAAARRWAHAFNAESPPPVAWVDARTAQPGASFYDELVHALELAPVTEFDRARVLDQIARVLSERGPLLLVFDDADRVAPEVNAFLERVRDCAELRVLLTSRVVMPEAAVRAFSLSPLSPEDAHALFVQAARRARQDYDPGEVPDGVLRALLERLDHLPLAIVLAAARQTIMSTEGLLQRLEKRFQILRPAHAPGERSRRALGEAIGLSWDLLDEVERRTLSQCAVFAGPFDLKAAEAIVDTGSDAAWVGDVLQSLVMKSLIETRQNEARGELSFRVLESIADFGRQNVDAQLLDEAARRHSDYYEALASELDSKVRGPQGERALQRLVMASANLSAAVDRLRPHAPWRARRLLYAMLPTFEVRGLLGAYLDRFDSLRALHPELPMSAREALIRAQILRTAGRLNSALEAIETSQSRINEPSDSPDAAESPPDSPSLAEVMLERGLILADLGRMRESGEVLLSGSQTQGEPFVELNLEHERGRYQLNSARLGYFRDKADADAMLNEAVQRLRVAYEASHQHTHTFYRARISVGWAVALHEQGKTGAALGVLRDAIDAQQSHGYRTNVLNLTYYQALLNYYLGDMDRALAISAELDRGCAQMGLAVLRARNASSRATYAMAAGRVEEARELIDHAISLCDAHAQDYSALIADNQAVLCAWELGATDAFPSVIRRALARAERVGSQVHVGIISAYRLFYDVSQSPEDPKIVEARAQLPECIQPLSQAGELRRPTTSPRWIMLANAWQASLELHAAAWHLEQGDFHMLYDAIETIEALKPRLKDPFVTVYVRHALQLASATRQRYALPEERPEHMLRVSEGGDTVRLDDGEPIDLSSRAPLRRLLLALIERARAGEPSADMDAVIAAGWPGEQIEPRSAANRVYSTVRMLRNLGLGEVIVTDDVGYRVAEGVLIIGHDAAL; via the coding sequence GTGACCACGCCAGATCAAACGATGACGGAAGCGCCCGAGGGGATTCGTCAGCATGAGCGCGATGCGCTCGCCGCCATGTTGAACGAGCCCGCGGCACGCGTGGCGGTATATGGTCCGCCCGGCGTTGGAAAGTCTCACCTCGCCGAGGCCGCCGCCCGGCGCTGGGCACACGCGTTCAACGCGGAGTCGCCCCCGCCCGTAGCCTGGGTCGATGCCCGTACGGCTCAGCCCGGAGCGTCCTTCTACGACGAGCTGGTCCACGCGCTGGAACTTGCGCCGGTCACGGAGTTTGACCGTGCCAGGGTGCTCGATCAGATCGCGCGTGTGTTGAGCGAGCGGGGCCCCCTTCTCCTCGTGTTCGACGACGCTGACCGCGTGGCCCCGGAGGTCAACGCGTTCTTGGAGCGGGTGAGAGACTGCGCAGAGCTGCGGGTGCTGCTCACCTCGCGCGTGGTGATGCCCGAGGCAGCGGTGAGAGCATTCTCGCTCTCACCCCTCTCTCCGGAGGATGCGCACGCGCTCTTTGTGCAGGCCGCCCGCCGCGCACGTCAGGATTATGATCCCGGCGAAGTTCCTGACGGCGTCCTCCGCGCTCTGCTGGAGCGTCTTGACCACCTTCCCCTGGCCATCGTGTTGGCGGCCGCGCGCCAGACCATTATGTCGACCGAGGGGTTGCTTCAACGCCTGGAAAAGCGCTTTCAGATCCTGCGCCCGGCGCACGCCCCGGGTGAACGCTCACGACGAGCACTCGGTGAGGCGATCGGTCTGTCCTGGGATCTGCTCGACGAGGTCGAGCGGCGCACTCTGTCCCAATGTGCCGTCTTCGCAGGCCCCTTCGACCTGAAGGCAGCCGAGGCCATTGTCGACACCGGCAGTGACGCGGCGTGGGTGGGGGATGTCCTGCAATCCCTTGTGATGAAGTCCCTCATCGAAACACGTCAGAACGAGGCCCGCGGCGAACTGAGCTTTCGCGTGCTGGAGAGTATCGCCGATTTCGGAAGGCAAAACGTCGACGCGCAGCTGCTCGACGAGGCCGCCCGACGCCACAGTGACTATTACGAAGCGCTCGCCAGTGAACTCGACTCAAAGGTGCGCGGTCCGCAGGGGGAGCGCGCACTTCAACGTCTGGTGATGGCGTCGGCCAACCTCAGCGCTGCCGTCGATCGTCTGCGCCCTCATGCTCCCTGGCGAGCCCGACGCCTGCTCTATGCGATGCTCCCGACCTTCGAGGTACGCGGGCTTCTGGGGGCTTACCTGGATCGCTTTGACTCGCTCCGGGCGCTGCACCCGGAGCTCCCGATGAGCGCGCGCGAAGCGTTGATTCGTGCACAGATCTTGCGCACCGCCGGTCGGCTCAACAGCGCCCTGGAGGCCATCGAGACCTCCCAATCGCGCATCAACGAGCCATCAGACAGTCCCGACGCGGCCGAAAGCCCCCCCGATTCCCCCTCACTGGCCGAGGTGATGCTGGAACGCGGTCTGATCCTCGCGGACCTGGGGCGGATGCGAGAATCCGGTGAAGTCTTGCTCTCGGGCTCACAGACGCAGGGAGAGCCTTTTGTCGAGTTGAACCTCGAGCACGAGCGGGGACGCTACCAACTCAACAGCGCGCGCCTGGGGTACTTTCGAGATAAAGCCGATGCCGACGCGATGCTCAACGAGGCGGTGCAACGCTTGCGCGTAGCCTACGAGGCCAGCCATCAACACACGCATACGTTTTATCGCGCGCGAATCAGCGTCGGATGGGCCGTCGCACTTCATGAACAGGGCAAAACCGGCGCTGCGCTGGGTGTTCTGCGCGATGCCATCGACGCCCAGCAGTCCCATGGCTACCGAACCAATGTCCTCAACCTGACCTACTATCAGGCGCTTCTGAACTACTACCTCGGCGACATGGACCGGGCCCTGGCGATCAGCGCCGAGCTCGACCGAGGTTGCGCTCAGATGGGGCTCGCCGTGCTGCGCGCGCGAAACGCCTCGTCACGGGCAACCTATGCGATGGCGGCGGGCCGTGTGGAGGAGGCGCGCGAGCTCATCGATCATGCCATCAGCCTCTGCGACGCCCACGCGCAGGATTACAGCGCGCTCATCGCCGACAATCAGGCCGTCCTCTGCGCCTGGGAGCTCGGGGCCACCGATGCGTTCCCATCGGTCATCCGACGCGCGCTGGCGCGCGCCGAGCGCGTCGGCTCCCAGGTGCATGTCGGGATCATCTCCGCGTACAGACTTTTTTATGATGTGTCGCAGTCGCCCGAAGATCCGAAGATCGTCGAGGCGCGCGCGCAGCTCCCGGAGTGCATCCAGCCTCTGAGCCAGGCCGGTGAGCTTCGGCGCCCGACGACGTCCCCCCGGTGGATCATGCTCGCGAACGCCTGGCAAGCCAGCCTTGAGCTGCATGCCGCAGCCTGGCACCTGGAGCAGGGTGACTTTCACATGCTCTACGACGCCATCGAGACGATTGAGGCGCTTAAGCCCCGGCTCAAGGACCCCTTTGTCACCGTGTACGTGCGCCATGCCCTTCAACTCGCCAGCGCAACTCGCCAGCGCTACGCGCTTCCCGAGGAGCGCCCCGAACACATGCTGCGTGTCAGCGAAGGGGGCGACACGGTGCGCCTCGATGACGGGGAGCCCATCGATCTCTCCAGCCGCGCGCCCCTGCGCCGCCTGCTGCTCGCGCTCATCGAGCGCGCCCGCGCCGGAGAGCCCTCGGCCGATATGGACGCAGTGATCGCCGCCGGTTGGCCCGGCGAGCAGATCGAACCCCGCTCTGCGGCCAACCGCGTCTACAGCACGGTGCGGATGTTGCGGAATCTGGGGCTTGGTGAGGTGATCGTGACCGATGATGTGGGGTATCGGGTGGCGGAGGGGGTGCTCATTATCGGTCATGATGCTGCGCTATAA
- a CDS encoding barstar family protein gives MFLTVPSFHYVQHASELLVIEGQVVRVPSGICSKEDLFQALYERMNFPGYFGFNWDALHDCLTDLGWIPEHRLSLIHDGFPELSPNERRLYLEVLADAVHLHTVEQRRILDVYFPEDSKKSILRHLSR, from the coding sequence ATGTTTTTAACTGTGCCGTCGTTTCATTATGTTCAACACGCCAGTGAGCTGCTCGTGATCGAGGGTCAGGTGGTGCGGGTTCCGAGCGGCATCTGCTCAAAGGAAGACTTGTTTCAAGCGCTGTATGAGCGAATGAACTTCCCAGGGTACTTTGGCTTCAACTGGGATGCCCTCCATGACTGTCTGACCGACTTGGGTTGGATCCCCGAGCACCGCTTGTCACTTATCCATGACGGATTCCCTGAGCTCAGCCCCAACGAGAGGCGGTTGTATCTTGAGGTTCTCGCGGATGCTGTTCACCTCCATACAGTTGAGCAACGCAGGATACTCGACGTGTATTTTCCAGAAGACTCCAAAAAATCCATCTTGAGGCATTTGAGCAGGTAA
- a CDS encoding ChaB family protein yields the protein MPYQRNADLPKNVRDNLPKHGQEIYRKAFNSACEQYDEEERAHKVAWSAVKTTYEKSDGEWKRKD from the coding sequence ATGCCCTACCAGCGAAACGCAGACCTTCCCAAGAACGTGCGGGACAACCTGCCGAAACACGGCCAGGAGATTTATCGCAAAGCGTTTAACAGCGCCTGCGAGCAGTACGATGAGGAGGAGCGCGCCCATAAGGTGGCGTGGTCGGCGGTGAAGACGACCTACGAGAAGTCTGACGGGGAGTGGAAGCGTAAGGATTGA
- a CDS encoding metallophosphoesterase — protein sequence MPLTRRTFLKQLGTLALAAGTVGAADLLLVEPGWLEVTGHRVRVPNLARHLRGYRVVQVTDVHMARFGELHEAMLQAIDRFDPNLIALTGDIIERDSDLEDFDTLCDHLMRTGRRVVATLGNWEHRARFGVEAIATMYRRHRIELYVNEHLTLPGGVVLACTDDSSFGQGDILKTCRNLPEGDLRLLLTHAPGILEPYPVGAPRFDLTLAGHTHGGQVRVFGFAPVRPPGSGRFVSGSYQTQAGLTYVSRGIGTSTLPIRLGCRPELACFEFVEA from the coding sequence ATGCCGCTCACTCGCCGCACCTTTCTCAAACAACTCGGTACGCTGGCGCTCGCTGCAGGCACCGTGGGCGCCGCTGACCTGCTGCTCGTAGAGCCCGGCTGGCTGGAGGTGACCGGCCACCGCGTGCGCGTGCCCAACCTCGCCAGGCACCTGCGCGGCTACCGTGTGGTGCAGGTCACCGATGTGCATATGGCGCGTTTCGGGGAGCTGCACGAGGCGATGCTGCAGGCCATCGACCGCTTCGACCCCAACCTCATCGCGCTCACCGGCGATATCATCGAGCGCGACAGCGATCTCGAGGACTTTGATACCCTCTGCGACCACCTCATGCGCACCGGCCGGCGCGTGGTGGCCACGCTTGGAAACTGGGAGCACCGCGCCCGGTTCGGCGTGGAGGCGATCGCGACGATGTACCGCCGCCACCGCATCGAGCTCTACGTCAACGAGCACCTGACCCTGCCCGGCGGCGTGGTGCTCGCCTGCACCGACGACTCGAGTTTCGGTCAGGGCGATATCCTCAAAACCTGCCGCAACCTGCCCGAAGGTGACCTCCGCCTGCTCCTCACCCACGCCCCGGGCATTCTGGAGCCCTACCCTGTGGGCGCGCCTCGCTTTGACCTGACGCTCGCCGGCCACACCCACGGCGGCCAGGTGCGCGTCTTCGGTTTCGCGCCGGTGCGCCCCCCGGGGAGCGGTCGCTTTGTGAGCGGCAGCTACCAGACCCAGGCCGGCCTGACCTACGTCAGCCGGGGCATCGGCACGAGCACCCTGCCGATTCGTTTGGGATGCCGCCCCGAGCTCGCGTGTTTTGAGTTCGTTGAAGCCTGA
- a CDS encoding TPM domain-containing protein has protein sequence MAEVLSDADEETINDAIDAIEEETGVEIALVTVEQATAPSPKDFTTGLFNLWGVGKHDANNGLLIVLVLGERRLEMETGYGLESILTDGWLATMQAEKMVPHFKEGDFARGLLRGVIAVTGRLRAYAEELLVSNNSESSHFNRTPPPIDTSADDADTSEGAWVGCSWCGFIVLFLIVIWLVARRKRPRRCELCETKLVPMSEADAEPIITEAQRLERAIGSRRFFFFECPSCQFVKPIYQNVGDYKTCPQCDRRTLEVRVENLVNATTSSPGRRRIFEHCLFCLHSAHHDETTPMVPRRAPSTSRTVIIRDDDDDDDDGGFFGGSSSSDSSSSGGGWSSSSSSFSGGGSSSSGGSSSSSSSTRRKRSGSFGGGKSGGGGAGSSW, from the coding sequence ATGGCGGAGGTGTTGAGCGACGCAGACGAAGAGACCATCAACGACGCCATCGACGCGATCGAGGAAGAGACGGGCGTTGAGATCGCGCTCGTGACGGTCGAGCAGGCCACGGCGCCCTCCCCCAAAGACTTCACCACCGGGCTCTTTAACCTGTGGGGCGTGGGCAAACACGACGCTAACAACGGCCTGCTCATCGTGCTGGTGCTGGGCGAGCGACGCCTGGAGATGGAGACGGGCTATGGGCTGGAATCCATCCTCACTGACGGCTGGCTCGCTACCATGCAGGCCGAGAAGATGGTGCCGCACTTTAAGGAGGGCGACTTCGCTCGCGGACTTCTCAGAGGTGTGATCGCCGTCACCGGGCGGCTGCGCGCTTACGCCGAGGAGCTTCTCGTCAGCAACAACTCTGAATCTTCCCACTTTAATCGCACGCCCCCTCCGATCGACACTTCGGCCGATGATGCAGATACCAGCGAGGGCGCGTGGGTTGGGTGTTCCTGGTGTGGCTTTATCGTGCTTTTTCTCATCGTGATCTGGCTTGTTGCGCGGCGAAAGCGTCCCCGCCGTTGCGAACTCTGTGAGACCAAACTTGTGCCCATGAGTGAGGCCGACGCAGAACCGATCATCACCGAGGCACAGCGCCTGGAGCGCGCCATTGGCTCACGTCGCTTCTTCTTCTTCGAGTGCCCGAGCTGTCAGTTCGTAAAGCCCATCTATCAAAACGTCGGTGACTACAAAACCTGCCCGCAATGCGATCGGCGAACCCTTGAGGTCCGCGTCGAAAACCTCGTCAACGCCACAACATCGTCTCCCGGACGACGGCGCATCTTTGAACACTGCCTCTTCTGTCTGCACAGCGCCCACCACGACGAGACGACTCCCATGGTACCCCGGCGCGCTCCCTCAACATCCCGCACCGTTATCATTCGCGATGATGACGACGATGACGACGACGGAGGCTTCTTCGGTGGATCTTCCTCCAGCGATAGCTCTTCTTCGGGCGGCGGATGGTCCTCCAGCAGCAGCTCGTTCTCAGGCGGCGGCAGCTCCTCCTCGGGCGGAAGCTCCTCCTCCAGTAGCAGCACGCGCAGGAAGCGCTCCGGATCGTTCGGCGGCGGAAAATCCGGTGGAGGGGGCGCCGGCTCCAGCTGGTGA
- a CDS encoding polymorphic toxin-type HINT domain-containing protein: MSGTPEHPFFVPARDEYVAMGELEVGTVLRTTDGSLARVVGSERRQGSFKVFNFEVEDSHNYYVSSPRGSPQDFLIVADRTTPALRRACFIEDLCRANATRFYVVVIRKRRHPIISRTVSFECF, from the coding sequence ATCTCGGGCACCCCCGAGCATCCTTTCTTCGTGCCGGCGCGCGACGAGTACGTAGCGATGGGGGAGCTTGAGGTCGGGACGGTGCTGCGCACCACCGACGGCAGCCTGGCTCGCGTGGTGGGCTCGGAGCGGCGCCAGGGCAGCTTCAAGGTTTTTAATTTTGAGGTCGAGGATTCCCACAACTACTATGTGAGTTCGCCGCGGGGAAGTCCTCAAGATTTTCTAATTGTTGCAGACCGTACAACCCCAGCGCTTCGACGCGCCTGCTTTATAGAGGACTTGTGCAGGGCAAATGCGACGCGCTTTTATGTCGTTGTGATCAGGAAACGACGTCATCCAATCATCAGCCGAACCGTGAGTTTTGAATGTTTTTAA
- a CDS encoding helix-turn-helix domain-containing protein: protein MKTKELGSLIRHRRKELNIDQKSLAELAGVSVHTLSDIESGKANPSLDIVDRVLHVLGLQLKVELRRSP, encoded by the coding sequence ATGAAGACCAAAGAGCTGGGAAGCCTCATCCGACATCGACGAAAAGAGCTGAACATCGACCAGAAGTCCCTGGCCGAGTTGGCCGGTGTGTCGGTGCACACGCTCAGCGATATAGAGTCGGGCAAGGCCAACCCCTCTCTTGATATTGTCGACAGGGTTCTTCATGTGCTCGGCCTTCAACTGAAGGTCGAGCTCCGCAGGAGCCCCTGA
- a CDS encoding HipA domain-containing protein, producing MNRCLSTLAKLDEEGYSAPALARLADRRAFPPRLEFTRADIMEIRTRTAAHMSISGVQEKISLRLHRGKLQPVTEDGEYILKPIPGLALPRFQEDVPANENLTMQLAEQIYGIHTAPNACIRLANSELAYITRRFDRRRDGTRVAQEDFCQLMGKTPESAGPLYKYGASYEELGQALRKYCSAYPVELEKLFRQIVFNYAVANGDAHLKNFSLQQTATFGDYVLTPAYDLLCTKLHLPEESRLAIDLFAEDEEPESIATYGFVTGADLLDLASRFGLIEQRARTILNDICDHRDKARDLIARSFLSDEAKVVYQAIFDERLRALEIRG from the coding sequence ATGAATCGCTGCCTGAGCACCCTCGCAAAACTCGATGAGGAGGGCTACAGCGCTCCTGCGTTGGCCCGACTCGCGGATCGCCGCGCCTTTCCGCCCCGCCTCGAATTTACGCGCGCCGATATTATGGAGATCCGCACCAGGACGGCTGCGCATATGTCGATCTCGGGCGTTCAAGAAAAGATCTCGCTGCGCCTTCATCGCGGCAAACTCCAGCCGGTGACCGAAGATGGTGAGTACATCCTCAAACCCATCCCGGGCCTCGCGCTGCCGCGCTTTCAAGAGGACGTGCCCGCCAACGAAAACCTCACCATGCAGCTTGCCGAGCAGATCTACGGCATCCACACCGCCCCCAACGCCTGCATTCGACTCGCCAACTCTGAGCTCGCCTACATCACCCGCCGCTTCGACCGCCGCCGCGACGGAACCCGCGTCGCCCAGGAAGATTTTTGCCAGCTTATGGGCAAAACCCCCGAAAGCGCAGGCCCTCTTTACAAATACGGCGCGAGCTACGAGGAGCTTGGCCAGGCGTTACGTAAGTACTGCAGCGCATACCCGGTGGAGCTGGAAAAGCTCTTTCGCCAAATCGTCTTCAACTACGCGGTCGCCAACGGGGACGCCCACCTCAAGAACTTCTCGCTGCAACAGACCGCGACCTTTGGAGATTACGTGCTCACTCCGGCCTATGATTTGCTTTGCACCAAACTCCACCTGCCCGAAGAGTCGCGACTCGCCATCGATCTTTTTGCTGAGGATGAAGAACCCGAGAGCATCGCCACCTACGGCTTCGTGACCGGCGCCGATCTTCTCGACCTCGCCAGCCGCTTTGGCCTCATCGAGCAACGCGCCCGGACCATCCTCAACGACATCTGCGATCACCGCGATAAGGCTCGCGACCTGATCGCGCGCTCGTTTTTGAGCGATGAGGCGAAGGTGGTCTACCAGGCCATCTTTGATGAGCGGCTGCGTGCGCTGGAGATTCGCGGATAG
- a CDS encoding 1,4-dihydroxy-2-naphthoyl-CoA synthase translates to MISDIFDPTAWTPVEGFDFQDITYHRAVDQGTVRVAFNRPEIRNAFRPQTVDELFTALDHARQWADVGCVLITGNGPSPRDGGWAFCSGGDQAVRGKDGYQYAGRELADDPIARARLGRLHILEVQRLIRFMPKVVIAVVPGWAVGGGHSLHVVCDMTIASKEHAVFKQTDPDVASFDGGYGSALLARQIGQKRAREIFFLGLNYSADEAFQMGMVNEVVPHADLEKRALEYGKLINSKSPTAMRMLKYAFNLPDEGLVGQQLFAGEATRLAYGTEEAQEGRDAFLEKRPQDYSKFPWHF, encoded by the coding sequence ATGATCTCCGACATCTTCGATCCCACCGCCTGGACCCCCGTCGAGGGTTTTGATTTTCAGGACATCACCTACCACCGCGCGGTGGACCAGGGCACGGTGCGCGTCGCCTTCAATCGCCCCGAGATCCGCAACGCCTTCCGACCTCAGACCGTCGATGAGCTCTTCACCGCCCTCGATCACGCCCGCCAGTGGGCCGATGTTGGCTGCGTACTCATCACCGGCAACGGCCCCTCGCCAAGAGACGGCGGCTGGGCCTTCTGTTCCGGCGGGGACCAGGCCGTTCGCGGCAAAGATGGCTACCAGTACGCCGGCCGTGAGCTCGCCGACGACCCCATCGCCCGCGCTCGTCTGGGCCGGCTGCACATTCTGGAAGTGCAGCGCCTGATTCGCTTCATGCCCAAAGTCGTCATCGCCGTGGTGCCCGGCTGGGCGGTCGGCGGCGGCCACAGCCTGCACGTGGTCTGCGACATGACCATCGCCAGCAAAGAGCACGCCGTCTTCAAACAGACCGACCCCGACGTCGCCAGCTTCGACGGCGGTTACGGCTCTGCGCTCCTGGCCCGCCAGATCGGCCAGAAGCGCGCCCGCGAGATCTTCTTTCTGGGCCTGAACTACAGCGCCGACGAAGCCTTCCAGATGGGCATGGTCAACGAAGTTGTCCCCCACGCCGACCTGGAAAAGCGCGCCCTGGAGTACGGAAAGCTCATCAACTCCAAGAGCCCCACGGCCATGCGCATGCTCAAGTACGCCTTTAACCTCCCCGACGAAGGCCTCGTCGGCCAGCAGCTCTTCGCCGGCGAAGCCACTCGCCTCGCCTACGGCACCGAGGAGGCGCAGGAGGGGCGAGATGCGTTTTTGGAAAAACGCCCGCAGGACTACTCGAAGTTTCCCTGGCACTTCTAA
- a CDS encoding HugZ family pyridoxamine 5'-phosphate oxidase: MKREKESGSLDALAGEARRLLMESRHGVLATLSEESGFPYASVVDVAGLEDGDLLLLLSDLAEHTRNLRADGRASLVVAATEGEGELLERGRASFQGRVESVSTDGTEEVRARYLEVHPQAKGYVGFADFHFFRLRVERVRFIAGFGRMGWVERDLWKSLFNP; encoded by the coding sequence ATGAAGAGGGAAAAGGAGTCGGGATCGCTGGATGCGCTGGCGGGGGAGGCGCGCCGGCTTTTGATGGAGTCACGGCACGGGGTGCTCGCGACGCTCAGCGAGGAGAGCGGGTTTCCTTACGCGTCGGTGGTGGATGTGGCGGGGCTCGAAGACGGCGACCTGCTGCTTTTATTGAGTGATCTTGCCGAACATACCCGAAACCTTCGGGCGGACGGCCGAGCCTCGCTGGTGGTCGCCGCGACCGAGGGCGAGGGCGAGCTTCTGGAACGGGGCCGAGCGAGCTTTCAGGGGCGAGTGGAGTCGGTGAGTACGGATGGGACGGAGGAGGTGCGGGCGCGTTATCTGGAGGTGCATCCGCAGGCAAAAGGGTACGTGGGGTTTGCCGACTTCCACTTCTTCAGGTTGCGCGTAGAACGCGTGCGCTTCATCGCGGGGTTCGGGCGGATGGGGTGGGTGGAGCGCGATCTCTGGAAGAGCCTCTTCAATCCCTGA
- a CDS encoding PPC domain-containing protein has protein sequence MRLRGRPRGNAVFSIALAAGETLTATVSNVADATNDMALYLISDCGDERASCQAGSDLPGEGAESATFTATEAGAYLRPGDGFLDGRRQRSVRNHRDGELKVVPSPAA, from the coding sequence ATGCGGTTACGGGGGAGACCTCGCGGCAACGCCGTCTTCTCCATCGCCCTGGCCGCCGGCGAAACGTTGACCGCGACGGTGAGCAACGTGGCCGACGCCACCAACGACATGGCCCTCTACCTCATCAGCGATTGTGGCGATGAGCGCGCCTCCTGCCAGGCCGGCTCCGACCTGCCCGGCGAAGGCGCGGAGAGCGCGACGTTCACGGCCACCGAAGCCGGGGCTTACCTACGACCTGGTGACGGATTCCTGGACGGAAGGCGTCAGCGGTCAGTTCGAAATCACCGCGACGGTGAACTAAAGGTGGTGCCCTCCCCTGCCGCATGA
- a CDS encoding DUF6498-containing protein: MNAVALRLKPFRTILVDLIAFAVGLALALYGEWRAEELVWTLWLASLLVGGGTLLTMIFHDAFWPPEMENYGVPGPAFRVAKALALIIFFSIHFGMFHAIHAVFVWAFLPLAEEPSPALAWKYLPSMLPFVLMLAVGARERLLKSVRSFEPMAPYANVFRMHLLIFFFAGAAYFKLSPLWIFIVVYVVYFFPLRPKAKDEVSEPSASAEGARVSAAR; this comes from the coding sequence ATGAACGCCGTCGCGCTGCGGCTTAAACCTTTTCGAACCATTCTCGTCGACCTGATCGCGTTTGCCGTGGGGCTGGCGCTCGCGCTCTACGGAGAGTGGCGGGCAGAGGAGCTGGTGTGGACCCTGTGGCTGGCCAGCCTTCTTGTGGGGGGCGGCACACTCCTCACGATGATCTTTCACGACGCCTTCTGGCCTCCAGAGATGGAGAACTACGGGGTGCCGGGGCCCGCGTTTCGGGTGGCGAAGGCGCTGGCGCTGATCATCTTTTTCAGCATTCACTTCGGCATGTTTCACGCGATTCACGCCGTCTTTGTGTGGGCTTTTCTGCCTCTGGCCGAGGAGCCATCGCCGGCGCTTGCGTGGAAGTACCTCCCTTCGATGCTTCCCTTTGTGCTTATGCTCGCTGTGGGGGCGCGGGAGCGGCTCCTGAAGTCGGTGCGCAGCTTTGAACCCATGGCGCCCTACGCCAACGTGTTTCGGATGCACCTGCTGATCTTTTTCTTCGCGGGTGCGGCGTACTTTAAGCTCTCACCGCTTTGGATCTTCATCGTGGTCTACGTGGTGTACTTCTTCCCGCTGAGGCCGAAGGCGAAGGACGAGGTCAGTGAGCCGAGTGCGTCGGCCGAAGGTGCGAGAGTTTCCGCCGCGCGTTAA